The Chloroflexus aggregans DSM 9485 genome segment ATTGTCGTGCCTTCGCTGTTGTGGGTCTGGTGGATGCGCCCCACCGCCGCCTTGCCGGTCTGGGTCTATCTGGCCGAGACATTAGGTGAGATCGAGCCGGTCATTGCGCGGACGGAGCAAGCCGTGCAGCAGGCGCAACATCTGTACGAGCAGGTGGCAATGTATGCGCCGCCGGACGATCCGCTTGCCCAACAACTCGTGACGAGTCTGGCGTATCTGGTTGACGCGCTGACGATCGCGTGGCACACCCGATCGTGCTTGTTACGGTTTGTGACGATTGTCCAGCGCGAGCAAGCTGATTCGGTGCGCTTACGCACGTTGTTCTACAGCAAGGGGGTACAGTTGCGTGCGGCTATCCGGCGTCATCGTGAGCAGTGGGGTGGAAGAAGTGACTTTCCACCGCTCGAACTCACCGAGCTGACCGCATTTTTGGATCGTTGGGAGCAAGCTCCGAATTGGCTCCGACAGCAGGTGCGGCTGGCGGCGTGGTTGGTTACACTGGCTCGCCGCCAACCGCCACGTTCAGCCCGTGCGCGGGCCTTGTTTAGTGTCCTCTTCCCTACTCGCTGGCGCCGGCGCTTGCTGCAAACTACGTTGCCATGGCTCAATCGGCGGTTCGATCTGCTACCGACGATCTTCTTTGAAACCGGCCCGTCGATCGGTGAATGGGCGCGGTAAAACATGTCGTTAACGCAAAGGACACTAACGCAAAGGCGCAAAGCACGCAAAGGCGCAAAGGTGTTGACGCACAGAACGCCCCCCGTAGGGGCACGGCGGTACCGTGCCCACGTCCCCACGAAGGCTGCAAAGACGGTAACGCACAGGGCAACAAGCGCCCCCCGTAGGGGCACGGCGGTACCGTGCCCATGTCCCCACGAAGGGCACAAGGGCGCAGAGGGGTTAACGCAACAAGCGCCCCCCGTAGGGGCACGGCGGTGCCGTGCCCACGTCCCCACGAAGGCTGCAAAGACGGTAACGCACAGGGCAACAAGCGCCCCCCGTAGGGGCACGGCGGTACCGTGCCCACGTCCCCACGAAGGGCACAAGGGCGCAGAGGGGTTAACGCAACAAGCGCCCCCCGTAGGGGCACGGCGGTGCCGTGCCCACGTCCCCACGAAGGGCACAAGGGCGCAGAGGGGTTAACGCAACAAGCGCCCCCCGTAGGGGCACGGCGGTACCGTGCCCACGTCCCCACGAAGGGCACAAGGGCGCAGAGGGGTTAACGCAACAAGCGCCCCCCGTAGGGGCACGGCGGTACTGTGCCCACGTCCCCACGAAGGGCACAAGGGCGCAGAGGGGTTAACGCAACAAGCGCCCCCCGTAGGGGCACGACGGTACCGTGCCCACGTCCCCACGAAGGGCACAAGGGCGCAGAGGGGTTAACGCAACAAGCGCCCCCCGTAGGGGCACGGCGGTGCCGTGCCCACGTCCCCACGAAGGGCACAAGGGCGCAGAGGGGTTAACGCAACAAGCGCCCCCCGTAGGGGCACGGCGGTACCGTGCCCACGTCCCCACGAAGGGCACAAGGGCGCAGAGGGGTTAACGCAACAAGCGCCCCCCGTAGGGGCACGGCGGTACCGTGCCCACGTCCCCACGAAGGGCACAAGGGCGCAGAGGGGTTAACGCAACAAGCGCCCCCGTAGGGGCACGGCGGTGCCGTGCCCACGTCCCCACGAAGGGCACAAGGGCGCAGAGGGGTTAACGCAACAAGCGCCCCCCGTAGGGGCACGGCGGTGCCGTGCCCACGTCCCCACGAAGGGCACAAGGGCGCAGAGGGGTTAACGCAACAAGCGCCCCCCGTAGGGGCACGGCGGTACCGTGCCCACGTCCCCACGAAGGGCACAAGGTCGCAGGAGTAACATCACCTAACCGGCACAGGCCACAAGGAGTTCCAACGCCGTAACCGTTCACGCAGCGCGCCGATTACGCCACGCCACCCCCATTGTTTCCCGACCACCTGGGTCTCACCGCGCTGCAATGCCCGGCGCAGATCGGCGGCGCTGGTACCGGCAAACATGGTACGACCGTAGCCGATCATCGCCAAATCGTGAGCGTCACTGCCACCGATAGGAGTTAATCCTAACGCTTGCGCTTTCTCCGCGGCGCGCCGGTTGTTGGCCGGATTCCACAGGCTCGCGTTGAAGATTTCGATACCGTCGAATATGCGCCAATCCAGATCAATACGCTCAGGGCCGAGCAGATGCCGCCGTCCTACCGATGCGACCAGTGTGCCAAAGGGATGTGCAGCAAATGCAAGCCCGCCTTGCTCGTGGATCAAGTTCACTGTGGTCGTGAGATCGAGACCGGCAGGAATCGGTTGTTCGATAAATAGGGCCAAGACGTGCCCAATTGCGGTTGAGATTTCACACCCAATGATCACATCTATTCCATAATGTGGTGCTAACCGACGTGCCACCAACGCTCCTTCAAGTGTGTCGTGGTCGGTAATAGCAATTACGCGCAAATCGGTCTCTTCCGCTACATACGACAACACCGCCTCGGGAGAGGCGGTGCCGTCGCTGGCAGTGGTATGGATGTGTAGGTCGGCAGCGTTGTACAGCAAGGTCACGGGTTACACTCCTTCCCCATGGTACTAATCCCGTGGCGAGTGTAGCCCAACTTGATGAAGCCAACATCATGGCAAGGTCAAGCCAAGGTGAAGAGTAGGTAAAGCGAAACGTGTGATAGTAACACCACCTTATCTACCCGGTCGCAATACATACTCCGCTACGGCCCGTCGCTCACTGCGGTTGCCATAAGCACTGATCGCGTATCGCCCCACCGGCTCTTGTTCGCTCAGATACAGTTCTGCGGTAAATGAACCGTCATCTGCTGCCGTCACGTCACCGAGCCATTCGGTCGAGTAGTCGGGTAAGGTGGCCCAAACCGTGATCACTTCACCGGGTAGAAAGCCGCTGCCACGCACACTCAATGCACTACGCTGGGTCGGATTAGCCGACTCTACTGTCAATTCGGCGGTTCCGCGTGGGCGCAGTGTGTCGCCGGGCAACACCTCAAAATCAACAATCCCATTCCCGTTACTCTGCAAGCCGCGCGCTGTCAGCGCGTAGCGCCCAACCGGGATGCCGTTGCTGGTGATGGCGAGGCCGATCCGACCTTGTCGATCAGCGGTCTGGGTGCCCAAATCGGCGACGGCGTTGTTTGGGTAGCGCAACCAGAGCGCGACCTGTTCACCCGGACGGTAGCCTCTACCGCTGACCGTAAAGAGCGCACCTTGTGCCTGTACCGCACGATCAACCATCAGTTGTACGGTAGATGAAGCACCGGGTGCAACAGCAATATCAACTTCGAGACTCGCATACGCCTCACGTCCACTTTGCCAGCCGCGTGCTGTGTAGGTGTAGCGTCCGGTTGGAGTAAACGTTGCGCCGAGAAAATCGGGAACGTAGGGATGGCTAAAGCGCCCCTGTTCATCGATGGTCACTACTGCCACTCCATAGACCGTGTAGTCGGGGTAAGTAATCCAGATGCTGGCCGTCTCACCGGGCAAAAAGCCGCTGCCGCTGAGGGTGACAGTCGTATTCTGTCGGGCGACGGTGGGTGATACTGTCAGACTTGCGGTCTGCGCACCGGCTGACCAACTCCAGATCGCGATGATTATAGCCAGTATACCGGTAAACCCTATGGCAAACGGGTATAGTACGCGATGTGTGATCGTCATAAGCGCCTCCGTGATGTCAATTGTCAGGTCTCACGCTTATGAACGATGGGCGGGGGTAGATCGGCGACCATCAGATTACGAGATGCTGACGGAGAGCGGCTGTGGTATCGGCGACGGTACGGTTCCTTGACAGTAATTCTTAACAAGTTGTATGGTAAACGATGCGTGATTCGCCGCGGAATCATGCATGTCGTGCAAATACGTGAGACAGAACGACACGCACCGTTGCGGCTATGGCTATACCAGCAACGACCCACGCAACCACAGCCAGCGGCGCAATCGCAGCTTGCTTTAGCGCAATCCCGCTGGCGGCCCATGCCACTACCAACGGCAATACGCCATCACGCCAGCGGCGGGCAAACCACCAACTTAGCCCACCGGCTAGCACCAGCAAGACGATAGTGCTGACGATACCTCCAATCCCGGTATCTTGCCAGCCGAGTTCGTACAGCAACACACCGCCATTGACCAACGTGGCGACGCAGATCCAGCCGAGATAGAGACTAAACGCCGGTCGTACCAGCCAGCGTTCGCCCTTGGTCATCGTGTCTGAACTGCGCAGGTTGAGATAGATGCCGATCAGACCGATCAGGACGGTCGCCATAGCGGGGAAGGAGAAGACAGGGAGGTTGTAGTGCCAAAAGAGCAGCCATGCACTATTGCCGGCACAGCTCAGTCAGAACCATGGTGCCGCTGCGCGCAAACGTGGGTTGCCGGCTTGTCCGGGCAGGGCCTGATAGATGGCATAGCCGATGAGGCTGATGTAAATAAGACCCCAAATCGCAAACCCATACCCTGGCGGTGTAATCAAGAGAGGGTAACGATCTGAGATGGCGGCGGTCGTTTGACCGTTGAGCGGTAAGCTGTTGGCCAGGATGTTGAGGATGACGGTAACGGCCAGTGCAAGGATGACGCCGATCTGTTGCATCTGAAATATTGGACGCGCAAGCGATGTAGTCATAAAATCTCCATTATAATGGTGGTACCGGGGCGAAAGCTGTGCGTCCGCCTACTGTATTATAGAGGAGCGTTGTCTACTATGCCAGACTGGAACAGCTACCTGACCGAACATCAAGATCGATTTCTCGCTGAATTGGTCGAGTTTCTGCGCATTCCGAGTATCTCGGCTATCTCGACACACGCGAATGATGTATTGCGCGCCGCCGAATGGGTGGCAAACCGATTGACTGCCGCCGGGATGGAGCACGTCGCTATTTTGCCGACCGGTGGGCATCCGGTGGTGTACGCCGATTGGCTGCATGCTCCGGGTAAGCCAACCGTGTTGATCTACGGGCATTTTGATGTTCAACCGGTCGATCCGCTCGATCTGTGGACGCACCCACCTTTTGAGCCGCATATTGAGAACGACCGGATTTATGCTCGAGGGGCGAGTGATGATAAGGGGAATATGCTGATCCCGATCTTGGCGGTTGAGGCATTGTTGCGCAGTAACGGTGCGTTGCCGGTTAATGTGAAGTTTTTTCTCGAAGGGCAAGAGGAGATCGGCAGCCCCCAGATTCCGGCCTTTCTCCAACAGGAACGTGAACGCTTCGCCTGCGATCTCGTGCTCAGCGCCGATGGCGGTCAGTGGAGCGAAGATCAGCCGCTGATTCTGGTCGGGTTGCGCGGTGGCTGTGGTCTCCAGATCGATGTCCGTGCGGCGAAGATGGATCTGCATTCAGGAATGTACGGTGGTGTGGTCCAAAACCCGATCCACGCGCTGGTGCAAATCCTCGACTCGATGCGCTCGGACGACGGTATGATTACGATCCCCGGCTTCTACGATCAGGTGCGCCCATTGACGCCAGAAGACCGGGCGCGGATCGCTGCTATTCCCTTCGACGAGGAGAAGCTGAAGGAGACGCTCGGCGTGCCGGCACTGTTTGGCGAGGCCGGTTTTACACCACGCGAACGCGAGTGGGTGCGCCCGACGCTAGAAGTGAACGGGATCTGGGGCGGTTTCCAGCAAGAAGGGATTAAGACGGTGTTGCCCGCCGAAGCGCACGCCAAGATTACCTGTCGTCTGGTGCCCGATCAGGATCCGCAGGTCATTCTCGACCTGCTGCAAGCGCACATCAAGCGCCATACCCCTCCCGGCGTGACGGTGACGGTCACGCCGCTCGCGTTCCAAGCCTATCCCTACCTCATTCCCGAAGACGATCCGGGGAATGTGGCGGTGCGCGAGGTGCTGGTCGAGATGTACGGGCGCGAACCCTATTACGTGCGCAGCGGCGGTTCGATCCCGGTCTGTACGCTCTTTCAGCGCCAATTAGGTGCCTATACCAGCAATTTTGCCTTCGGCCTCGACGACGAGCGGGTGCATTCGCCTGACGAATTCTTCCGCCTCAGCAGTTTCCGCAAAGGGCAGATCGCCTACTGCAAACTGCTCGAACGGTTGGGGCAGTAAGGCGGCACGCTTGGCTCTCTTCCAGCGGTGGAGGGTAGATGAGGGGGTTGAGTTTACCGCAGCGTTCACTGAGGGTACTGCGTTCCCAAAGGCACATGATAAATTGTTATGTCTTTTGTGTCTCTTTGCGGCTATTCCCCATCCCCCTCCACCGGCGGGTGAGGACAGGGGTGGGGGCGTCCGGCTTTACAAAGTCCGCTGCGTGGGCTGATGGCCCTCATTCCCGGCTCCTCTCCCCCGTGAGGTGGGAGAGGAGGTTGGGGAGTGAGGGTGAACCGGCGCCTCCCAAAGCCATCAACACACATTCGTGTTCATGGGTTTTGTCCGTCCGTGAAGGGAAAGAGTATCACCGCAGCGGTCGCAGAGGATACAATTAAAAACTCCCAAAGGCACAACATTGTTGTGTGTCTTTTGCGTCTTTTCGTGGCTATTCTAAACTCTCACCTGCGAAGGAGATACCGATGCTCGACTATGCCGCACTCTACCGGCGTGAACGCACGATGCAAGAGATCGTCAGCGATATGACGGTTGCCGACCTACATGCCGAAACTGACGAGATGTACGACACGATTGAACGGCTCATTGCCGATTGTGTTGATGCTGACGTTACCTTCCAGCCGGTCGATCCCAACGCGAACGATCCGTTCGCCGGTGATCCCAGTGCCGTAAACCAAGCATGGACGCTCGGTCACGTGATCGTCCATCTTACCGCCTCGTGTGAGGAATCGGCGTTTCTCGCCGCCGAGATGGCGCGTGGCGTTCCGTTCCACGGTCGTTCACGCTATGAAGTGCCGTGGGAGACGGTGACGACGATGGCGCAGGTGCGCCAGCGTTTGGCCGAGAGCCGACGCATGCTGCATGCTTCATTGCAGATGTGGCCTGATCAGCCCCATCTCGACTATCGGGTTGAGCCATGGCCCGGTGCGCCGCCGGTTGATGCGCGTGGTCGTTATGCGCTCGGTCTGGCCCACGCCTATGACCATCTTGGTCAAATTGAGGAGATTGTGCGGCAGGCGCGGGCTGCGCGTGTAGGGTAGCGTGCCGGTAACTGGCGGAGCAGGTGTACGGAACGGCGTACACCTGCTCTGGTTGTGTTACGTGGTCATTTGTTGGGTAGACGCCGATGGAACGTGCTCAAACGTTATTGATTGCCCGCCAAACCACCTCGTCGCGCATCGGCAACTCGTAAATACGAGCGCCGGTCGCGTCACGGATGGCGTTCGCGAGCGCAGCCGCTCCCGCGGTAATCGGTGGTTCGCCAACACCGCGCGCACCGAAGGGGCCGTTGGGCGCCGGGTTCTGCACCAGCACCGCCTCGAAGGTAGGGAGATCGGCGGCACGGGGCAAGGTGTAGTCCATAAAGCTGGCAGTCAGAAGTTCACCTCGCTCGTCGTAGCGCAGTGCTTCGTAAAGCCCCCATCCCACGCCTTGCGCCGCACCACCGTGAATTTGCCCTTCGACCATCAGTGGGTTGAGCGGGAAGCCGACATCTTGAATGGCGACATAGCGCAGCGGTTTTACCCGTCCCGTCTCGCGATCAACTTCAACCTGCACGATATGAGCGACAAAGCCGGGCGCATTCTCTATCGGTGCAGTACGTCCCTCACCCACGATCGGCCCCGGACCGCCAGCGTGTTCTTCAGCCCGCCGTGCCACCTCACCGATGGACAAAGTTCGACCCGGCACCCCACGAATATGCACCAGCCCATCGCGTAATTCAAGGTCGTCGATCCGTGCTTCCAACATATCGGCAGCCAATTCCAGAATCTGCCGACGTACCTCACGGGCAGCGGCGGCCACTGCTCCGGCTACGCTGTACGTGATCTGACTACCGCCACTTGGCCCGGCAAACGGCCCACTTCGGGTGTCCCCGGCTACAATCTCGACCTGCTCTGGCGGCACCCCGAGAATCTCGGCGGCCACCAGCACAAAACTGCTGTTGACGCCGGAAATATCGACCGCGCCGACATGCACCCGCACCGTACCGTCGGTGTCTACTCGACAAACGGCGGCTGCCGGCGACATACCACACGGCCAACCACCAATCGCCAACCCAATCCCACTTCCCGGGGTGCGCTCGCGCCACAACGGATGATTGGCAGCCGCTGCGAGCACCTTTGTCAGCCCCATCGACGGCCAAGGGTCGTTGTTCCCCATCGGATCGCCGGTGGTGGCGGCATTGCGCATCCGCAGCTCCAGCGGGTCGAGATCGAGCTTACGGGCCAGTTCGTCCATTGCCGACTCGATAGCGAACGTGATCTGTGGTGCGCCGGGGGCACGGTACGCACCGGCTTGTGGCTTGTGGGTCAGTACTTCGATCACATCGATCTGCACGTTCGGACAACGGTAATAGCCGCCGAGCAGCGTACTCATAATCCCACCCAGCGTAAATGGGTAGACACCGTTGTCGTTCACGATCTCGGCCACCAGTGAGGTTAGCGTACCGTCACGGGTTGCACCGAGCTGAAGCGTGATCGTGCTGGCCGGCGATGGGGTGGTGGTGAGAAAATCCTCGCTGCGGTCAAGCACAATCCGCACCGGACGACCGACAGCCAGTGCAGCGGCGGCGGCCAACGGGTCGAGAATCCCGTACTTGGCTCCAAATCCACCACCAACCGTCATTGGTACGACGGTGACTTGACCGGGCCGGAGACCCAGTAACCGAGCGACTTCGTCTCGGACGCCGAATTGACCTTGGGTGCTGGTGTAGATGGTGAGTTGCTTACGCACCGGATCAACATCAGCTACAACCGCGTGTGGTTCAAGATAGCCCTGATGGACAATCGAGGTGCGGTAGGTTCCGGTTACGACAACCTCAGCCGCGGCCAAGGCATACATGGCGTCGCCACGGCTAAACTGCTTGCGCTCGTGAATGTTTGACGCCTTATGATCGGTGTGATCATCACCACGGGACACAGCGGCGTGGGCAGCCGTAAGATCGGTATCACCCTTGGGAGCGCCCTGCGGCCAGATCACCGGTGCTTTCGGATCGAGCGCTGCTTCGGGTGTTACCGGGCCGGGCAACGGCTCATAATCGATCTGCAATGCCGCAACACCATCTTCCGCAGCGGCCAGCCTGGTCGCCAAGACAAGCGCCACCGGCTCCCCGCGGTAGCGTACTACACCGTCGGCCAACGTCGTCGTCTGGCGCGACGAAGGCTGGCGGCCACGGGTAGGTAGGTCGGTAGCGGTCAATACGGCTACCACACCGGGGATAGCACGGGCCGCTGCGGTATCGATCTGGGTAATCCGGGCGTGGGCATACGGACTGAGCGCCGGTTTGCCGTGCAACATGCCGGGTAAATTCACGTCGCCGGCATAACGTGCGCGTCCAGTCACTTTCTCGATCCCATCAACCGATTTACGCCCTTTGCCAAGGTAATGGTAGGGGGGGGAAGTGGTCATACAAGTGCTCCCTTGTTTTGTGCATTGCTCCCATCATACCATAGTTGCCACGTGCGCCATGTGGCGTTCGATGCCGGCTATTCGGTTAGTTTTTTGTTTTTAAGATTATTTCATTTTTTAGCAAAAGAGATGATATTCATCGTTATTTTGTTCATAATAAACAAGTTGTCATATTATAACAAGTTGCGGAAGAATTACCTGAGCTTACGAACTGACTGCTTTTGTTAATTGGATCTTGTGAATTATAACCAAATCACTGCTAATAGGTTTTTAGGTGGCGCTGGTTAGCACGACCGGGGCGGTGGAGGCAAGTGTCATTGTGGGGAACCGGAGCGCCGTCTTCGGGGGTGGGGTGTATGCGCAGGGCGGCCAAGCGCCGGTGTGGAACACGCTGGTGCGCAGGAACCAGTCCGGCTGGGTCGGGGCCGATCTATGGCGAGGGTGGTGCGCAGGTGGCGGTGGAGAGTGCGACAGTGGCGGGGAACGCCAATGGCGGGATTGGGACGTCCTATGCGATGGCGACAGTGGTGAACAGCAGCGTGTGGGGGAACGGCGAGTGGACGCTGGGCGGGTAGGACGGTGCAGCACAGTGTGGTACAAAGAGGGGTGGAGCAACGGCAGCGCGGTGCTGGATGTGGATCCGTTGTTTGTGGCGCGGTGACGGCGACGGCGGCACCGACGGGGGCGGGGAACTACCGGCTGTGGTACGGGTCGCCGGCGATTGACTACGGGACGGCGAGCGTGGTGACGCTGCCAGCAACAGATCTGGACGGACAGCCGCGGGTGACGAACGCGGCGGTGGACGCGGGGGCGTATGAGTTTCCGGCGTATACGTTGACCGTGAATCGCATTGGTGAGGGATCGGTACAACGTGTGCTGGATCAAGACACCTCCACCTACCTGACCAAGTGCGCCTGATCGCGATACCGGCTGAAGGTTGGGGCTTTACTGACTGGAGTGGTGATGTGGTCACAACAACCAATCCGTTAACGATGACCATCAGCAGCAACCCTGTTATGACGGCCACCTTTAGCCGGCTCAACCGTGCTCCGGCCTTTACCAGCACTCCGGTCACAACCGCGACGCAAGGCGCAGTCTACACCTACACTGTTCGCGCTAGCTATCCCGATACTGGCGATGTGTTGACGATCACTGCGCCGACCAAGCCAGTATGGTTAACCCTCCCGATCACGGCAATGGCACAGCAACGCTAACCGGCGCTCCCACGACACCGGGCGATTATGAAGTGGTATTGCGGGTGACCGATAACAGCGGTTTGAGCGCCGAGCAACGCTTTACCATCACTGTGACCCGTGCGCGCTGGGCAGTCTTCGTGCCTATGATCACGAAATTAGGAGCCTCAACCGGGAGTGGGGAATTGCTACTTCCCTACTCCCTCCTCCCCATTTACCCATCACTACGGCTCAATACTCAACAACAACGTCCCCCGCACTGCGCCGCGATTGTCGATCCCCACGGTACCGCTGCTGGTAATAGCGCGGAATGGCGCTAGCCGCTGTTCGGTATCGGGATCAACCGGATCGCTGCCGAGCCGGTTGGCGAGATCGCGGGCGGCATTGAGGTTAACGTAAAATATACCGCTGTTGGGTGACGGCAACGCCTTCAGTGCATTGGTGTAGGTGGCAAAGCTGGCCAGCTTCTGTTCCGCGCCGAAGGCTGCTTCCATCGCTTGCCGGCCCACGGCGATTACCAGATCGTTGCCGTTGAAGCCGTAGCCAAAAAAGAGATCACCCTCTTCAACCGCTTGCACCTGTGTGCGTCCGAGCGAAGTTGCTTGGAAGCGAATCCCGGCGAGGTCTTCGGCTAGTTCGCTCAACTGTTGCATGCCGCGCTCAGCGGCAGCTTGATCAGACACACGCAGCGCGAAATACCCTCCTACCGGTGCCTCGGCGCTCTCGTCCGGCAACACGGCGATTACCCCTTCGCCGTGGAACCAGCTAAATAGGTCACGGTCGAGATCGATACCAAGATTATCTTCGAGATTGCGGAGGGTATTGGCGGTTTCAGGTGCCGAATCGAGCTGGTCGCCAGCCGCTCGCCCCAATCAGCAGGAATGGCGAAGCTGAATATGCCGATCGCCACACTGCTGACCTCGCCGGCCCGTTCGGGCGAGACGGTTGGGCGAAAGCTGCTGAGCTGGTCGCGCAGTTCGCTGCTCAGCCGGGTTTGATCAAAAACAGTGACCGCATCGAAGCGCAACCCGCTATCGATCACCGCCATCGTGAAACCAACGCCTTGCATAGCCTGCGTCGCCGAGCGGACATCGGCGATGGAAAAGTTGCTCTCATCAAGTGCGCCTGCCTCGAATAAGCTGTCAAAAAAGCGCGCCAGCGCTTCCCCCGCGATGTAGATCGTGCCAATCCGGTCATCCGGCAAGCTTTGGGTCACCGCTTGGAATTGGGCGTTGCGGGCTAGCGCGTTCTCGCTGCGCTGTTCGATTAGTTTCGTGATGCTGGCCGCGTTGCTAGCAAACACCACCATATTCCGCGCCGGCGCAAAAGCGGCAAATGGCGTTTGGTCACTCTCGCTGGCGTAGATTGTTACCTCATT includes the following:
- a CDS encoding PHP-associated domain-containing protein produces the protein MTLLYNAADLHIHTTASDGTASPEAVLSYVAEETDLRVIAITDHDTLEGALVARRLAPHYGIDVIIGCEISTAIGHVLALFIEQPIPAGLDLTTTVNLIHEQGGLAFAAHPFGTLVASVGRRHLLGPERIDLDWRIFDGIEIFNASLWNPANNRRAAEKAQALGLTPIGGSDAHDLAMIGYGRTMFAGTSAADLRRALQRGETQVVGKQWGWRGVIGALRERLRRWNSLWPVPVR
- a CDS encoding dipeptidase, translated to MPDWNSYLTEHQDRFLAELVEFLRIPSISAISTHANDVLRAAEWVANRLTAAGMEHVAILPTGGHPVVYADWLHAPGKPTVLIYGHFDVQPVDPLDLWTHPPFEPHIENDRIYARGASDDKGNMLIPILAVEALLRSNGALPVNVKFFLEGQEEIGSPQIPAFLQQERERFACDLVLSADGGQWSEDQPLILVGLRGGCGLQIDVRAAKMDLHSGMYGGVVQNPIHALVQILDSMRSDDGMITIPGFYDQVRPLTPEDRARIAAIPFDEEKLKETLGVPALFGEAGFTPREREWVRPTLEVNGIWGGFQQEGIKTVLPAEAHAKITCRLVPDQDPQVILDLLQAHIKRHTPPGVTVTVTPLAFQAYPYLIPEDDPGNVAVREVLVEMYGREPYYVRSGGSIPVCTLFQRQLGAYTSNFAFGLDDERVHSPDEFFRLSSFRKGQIAYCKLLERLGQ
- a CDS encoding DinB family protein, whose amino-acid sequence is MLDYAALYRRERTMQEIVSDMTVADLHAETDEMYDTIERLIADCVDADVTFQPVDPNANDPFAGDPSAVNQAWTLGHVIVHLTASCEESAFLAAEMARGVPFHGRSRYEVPWETVTTMAQVRQRLAESRRMLHASLQMWPDQPHLDYRVEPWPGAPPVDARGRYALGLAHAYDHLGQIEEIVRQARAARVG
- a CDS encoding xanthine dehydrogenase family protein molybdopterin-binding subunit; its protein translation is MTTSPPYHYLGKGRKSVDGIEKVTGRARYAGDVNLPGMLHGKPALSPYAHARITQIDTAAARAIPGVVAVLTATDLPTRGRQPSSRQTTTLADGVVRYRGEPVALVLATRLAAAEDGVAALQIDYEPLPGPVTPEAALDPKAPVIWPQGAPKGDTDLTAAHAAVSRGDDHTDHKASNIHERKQFSRGDAMYALAAAEVVVTGTYRTSIVHQGYLEPHAVVADVDPVRKQLTIYTSTQGQFGVRDEVARLLGLRPGQVTVVPMTVGGGFGAKYGILDPLAAAAALAVGRPVRIVLDRSEDFLTTTPSPASTITLQLGATRDGTLTSLVAEIVNDNGVYPFTLGGIMSTLLGGYYRCPNVQIDVIEVLTHKPQAGAYRAPGAPQITFAIESAMDELARKLDLDPLELRMRNAATTGDPMGNNDPWPSMGLTKVLAAAANHPLWRERTPGSGIGLAIGGWPCGMSPAAAVCRVDTDGTVRVHVGAVDISGVNSSFVLVAAEILGVPPEQVEIVAGDTRSGPFAGPSGGSQITYSVAGAVAAAAREVRRQILELAADMLEARIDDLELRDGLVHIRGVPGRTLSIGEVARRAEEHAGGPGPIVGEGRTAPIENAPGFVAHIVQVEVDRETGRVKPLRYVAIQDVGFPLNPLMVEGQIHGGAAQGVGWGLYEALRYDERGELLTASFMDYTLPRAADLPTFEAVLVQNPAPNGPFGARGVGEPPITAGAAALANAIRDATGARIYELPMRDEVVWRAINNV
- a CDS encoding choice-of-anchor Q domain-containing protein; this translates as MTATAAPTGAGNYRLWYGSPAIDYGTASVVTLPATDLDGQPRVTNAAVDAGAYEFPAYTLTVNRIGEGSVQRVLDQDTSTYLTKCA
- a CDS encoding InlB B-repeat-containing protein — translated: MRLIAIPAEGWGFTDWSGDVVTTTNPLTMTISSNPVMTATFSRLNRAPAFTSTPVTTATQGAVYTYTVRASYPDTGDVLTITAPTKPVWLTLPITAMAQQR
- a CDS encoding Ig domain-containing protein; this translates as MVNPPDHGNGTATLTGAPTTPGDYEVVLRVTDNSGLSAEQRFTITVTRARWAVFVPMITKLGASTGSGELLLPYSLLPIYPSLRLNTQQQRPPHCAAIVDPHGTAAGNSAEWR
- a CDS encoding DUF3352 domain-containing protein, producing the protein MDLDRDLFSWFHGEGVIAVLPDESAEAPVGGYFALRVSDQAAAERGMQQLSELAEDLAGIRFQATSLGRTQVQAVEEGDLFFGYGFNGNDLVIAVGRQAMEAAFGAEQKLASFATYTNALKALPSPNSGIFYVNLNAARDLANRLGSDPVDPDTEQRLAPFRAITSSGTVGIDNRGAVRGTLLLSIEP